In the genome of Nymphaea colorata isolate Beijing-Zhang1983 chromosome 9, ASM883128v2, whole genome shotgun sequence, one region contains:
- the LOC126410346 gene encoding uncharacterized protein LOC126410346 has protein sequence MVASSSSTVNTNPTEIGAFRTENVPMQVITLRLTKENYFSWSPAMTMGIAGRGRMAYIDGSNPEPARTSDVWHTWFLEDNQVKTWIVNSVSADIQPLILRKKTARDMWVVLEQMYGQKKTAIRTYQVMKTVYGIRQGNSSVAEYYGALKAKWEELDYHSDIPWHCPHDQALYVAHEWGNRVFLFLAGLNDEFEGVRSQILNSGEVSSIEDVYSCIEAEEQRRLVTKDGKKELVPYNERSALVSRGPGGPSRSLRRCTHCKKTGHTVDYCWDLHPEKKGNKGRSSIGRTPVSEVQASSGEKISISADQLRELRAYLGRIDVNKIETSEGTTANHALAVIGNQGLGDREEDWDWFSF, from the exons atggtagcctcttcctcgtcaaccgtcaacaccaatcccactgaaataggggcttttagaactgagaatgttcccatgcaggtcatcactcttcgcctcaccaaggagaattatttctcgtggtcgcctgctatgactatggggattgctggccgtggtcgcatggcctatattgatgggagcaaccccgaaccagcaagaacaagtgatgtgtggcatacttggtttcttgaggataatcaagtgaaaacttggattgtcaattctgtctccgccgatattcagccccttatccttcgaaagaagactgctagagacatgtgggtggtcctcgagcaaatgtatggccaaaagaagaccgcaattcgtacttaccaagtaatgaagacagtctatggcattcgacaagggaactcgtctgttgcagagtactatggggctttgaaagccaagtgggaagagcttgactatcattctgatattccttggcattgtccccatgatcaggcgctctatgttgctcatgaatggggaaacagggtgttcctatttttagcaggtttaaatgatgagtttgaaggtgttcgaagccagattctaaattcaggggaggtgtccagtattgaagatgtgtactcctgtattgaagcggaagaacagaggaggcttgttacaaaagacgGGAAGaaggaacttgtgccctataacgagagatccgctctcgtgagtcgtggtcctggcggcccgtctagatcccttcgccggtgcactcactgcaagaagacaggtcacaccgtggattattgttgggatcttcatccagaaaagaagggaaacaaagggagaTCTTCGATTGGGAGaacgcctgtgtctgaggtgcaagcatccagtggagaaaaaatctccatttctgctgaccagcttcgtgaactaagggcttatttgggcaggatcgatgtcaacaagattgagacctcagagggaactacagctaatcatgctctcgcggttattggcaatcaag gacttggtgacagggaagaggattgggattggtttagcttctga